The sequence below is a genomic window from Brettanomyces bruxellensis chromosome 9, complete sequence.
GTGACATAAACAGGAAGGAAAATGTCAGCTTCATCCAATGCTGCCAAACATAGAACATTGATGGCTGCCATCGGTGATGAAGATACCGTCACAGGTATTTTGCTTGCAGGTATTGGCCAGGTTACAAGTGAGCCAGGTAAGGAGAGAAACTTTTATGTTGCTTCGGAGAATACAAAAATGGAGGAATTAGAGCGAAAGTTTGATGAATTCATAAACAGGGATGATGTTGCAATTCTTCTTATAAATCAGTTTTTGGCGGATAAAATAAGGGTTCTCATAGACACATACACCAAACCATTTCCAGCTATTCTCGAGATTCCTTCAAAGGATCATCCATATGATCCGGAAAAGGATTCCATATTAAGAAGGTTGAGGAGACTAATGGGAGAATGAGGAATTATGAGAAATATATCTAATTATGTATACAAACCGGCCTGTATGGCATAGCATAATTGAACTGACACTACATAGACAGCacgaataaaaaaaagagattcCTTACTTTGGGGAAACTTCAAATTTCACATAATTGAttaatcaaaaaagaatctTTAATCTTAATCATACactaaataaaagttaAGCGGATTACTGACTATCATCTAGATGTATGTGAATCTCCTTAGAAATCTCATATCGTAATAGTATAACCTCAGTTACCTTTTCCCGTTATTTCTTCCGCgcttatttttgtttttcttcttcttcttcgttTGTTTTTTCACCTGGTCAGTTTTAGTGACTTGaccatttttcttttcatctgtCGATGCTTCTGGACTTTTATCAGCATCGGTATTATCATCAACACTCTCCATTTTTGGCTCCTCCAACACGCCATCCAAGTTTTCAACCGCAGtatcctctttctttaagCCGAGATCACTACCTTCTTCGGTCAGTTTCGCTATTTCTGAGGGCTCTTTCTCAGTCTTCATTGGCTCTGTAGCTCCTTCTGattgtttattttcacTAATTggttcattttccttttcatcaacaactGGACTCTCTTTAATAATACCATCTAAACCCCCAGATAACGAAGTACCTGTTTCATTTATATTTGCCTCATTAGAATCAacattttccttattaTCCAAACTCTTCAGAGTATGTGACGATGTGATATCTGATTCGTGCACATTGGTTTGTACTTtagatttttctttcaatttattaGGGAGATCTGCCTCATTCTGAGGTTCATCGGGAGCTGCCAGCTTGGATCCGGCTTCATGATCAGCTTCATGATCGGTTTCTTCGCAAACTTTCTGTTTGTCATCTTGCTCTTGCAAaatctttgatttcttgcCACCAATTTCATGCTTCTTCGACTCATCCTCAGTTGTATTTTCCTCGGAATTTGGAATGGCAGCTGAAGCATCTGATTCCTTATCATCAGCAACCTTTTTATCTGCGACAAAAGTGTCGGATCCATTTGGTTCAGCATTGTGGGTTTCCTGTAAATCCACGTCTCCGGAATTCTTTGTACCTATAGGCTTAATCTGTCCGGATTTTGGcaatttctccttttcagCATCAATGTCCTTCTTCGTAGAAGGTTCCTCCTGATTTTCTTGCGTATCCATTTGTTTTCCATGCTCCGCCATGTTTGAGACATCTCCAATTTGTGAAGAACTTTCGAGAAGAGCCTCAGACGTCTGCTTCTTCCAAAAgtccttttctttccaaattgGATTCTCCGAATTTAAGTAAAACTTGTTAACGCCAATAATCCTTCTCTCTAACTCACAAGCCTTTATCCATTCTGGTCTCACCACAGGAATATTAATACTCTTTGCCTTTTCACACTCAACACCCGTTGGGTTAGTGCATACAAAGTGTGTTGTATCTATTCTAACTGTTTTGCTGATAGGTCTTGCTCCAATTTTTGAAACTGCATCTTCAATATCTTGCAAAGTAAATCCAGAATTTTTGGTGAAATCAATATCACCCAGACAAATGGTTATTCCACTAAGATCCGTCATCTTATGGGTAGTTATTTCCAAGAGATTCGAACGGTAGATGCCGGCTGTCGTATCCATACGTAGTTGAAATTTGTAATTGGTGTCAATTGAAAGGCCacttaatttaatattcttctttgtgGTTGCATTCCTTATCTGTCCAAGCTTTGCTCCATTCTTATAAAGAGTGAGAGCTTTTAGTTCGGAAGTGCCTAAATCCAGTGGGTCCCATTCTAGAACACACGAAGTTTGTGTAACGTTCACTACTTTTAAAGCTGGCTCCTTTGGTTCATGCTTACCAAATGTTTCATAAATTGTTTTCTGTAAAGCATCAAATTGTTTGCTCTCCTTTTCCTCACCTTCGAAATCTCTCTCACAAGCAATCTTAACAATTGATCCAGTGCTGATTCCATCAGGTAGAAGAATGGTAGGAAATTCGATGATATGATGGTCCTTCGTCAGCAAAAGAGCCAACGAAGCATCCAGTTTACCGACAGTAAGTGAAACCTCAACCATCAATAACCAAATTTGTggattatatatatactgtCAATTTCCTGTACCTTAAGAAAAGTTGATCTTATACCGTATGTAAGATTTGATAAAAGTATTGACTTTTTTAAGCCCTCAGTGACTTACACTTGCAGTTGATGACGTGAGGTGTTTGAAGAtctaaaaaaagtaaaactaaacaaatgaaatatgAGTggccgaaaaaaaagggaacagttttttttcttattaatTGAAACAGGCTTGGAGTTACTCTAACAGAAACCGAGAAATATTATCTCCATATTAAGGCAgaattttatattttaattacCTGTGATGTGCTTTTAACcagaacaaaaatatcCTTACGGGTACGAATTGTGCTAAAATTGCAGGTGATATTAATAATTGTGTATCGAAGTAAAAGAATGAACACATGCGTGCATTCCCATTCCTTTTTTGTCCACTACTACTCTACACCactcctttttattttatatatatatattttttttcgttaatttttgttgttgttcgGAACACAATTCTAAACACCATATATTTAAACATAAGGTAGTCTAATCATTTTGAACCATATTACATTACGAGTTtacaaatattgataaaaaCTTTCTATCAAGATGGTCTCATCTACAGATGAGGTCCTGGAAACAAATGCAGGAAGCGACAAGGCTTTGAATCCGATCGATGACGTGCAAACagatttttcaaaaatactTCAAGATTTCAGAATTAATTTCGGTGGAAATGATCTTAAAAGCGTGGTGGCTGGATTTAAACATGTATGCTATGAGAATATTTTGAGGATTGAAAGTGATGATACAGTAAAAATAGATGATTCTGCACTCGAAAATTGGGTCTTGGAAGCTAGATTGTGGACGCTATTAGAATCGCTATTGGACGTCAAATTTATGAAAGACTTATCAAATAAAGAACAAGTTGGAATGTCAAATAAAGGAATGCTATCTACGTACACATCAAACACAGTTCTTTTGGATAGAATATTAGAGGAGAAGAGtgatctttttgaattGTTTACTATATACAAGGCACTACTAGAGAGCAGCAACTTGGACATTAAAACCTATCCGGACACTAATATTGACAACATACAGGCTTCAAAGTGGTTGAATTCAAAGTTGGAAATACAGTCAGGTAGAGGCTCCAAGCAATCTATCTGCGAGCTTGATGCTGACGCTGCGACTAGATCTGGTAAGAAATTGTCACCAAAGGATATTGAAATGGATGAAGCTTTTTTTAGCAGAGCTTTTAGATTGTTGCTATGTGGTGATTTAGAAAACCTAACAAAACTTAGCAGAGAGACGGGAAACCAGAATTTTGCATTGATAGGGTGCGGACTACGTGAATATGTCAATCCTGCTGTTGATCTTATTGATACTTCGTCGAAGCCAATGGGGATTAAACACAAGCTTCTTTGGAGACGCACAGTTTATAATTTAATTAAAAGCAGTCACTCCAAGGCTGAACGGGCTTGCTATGGTTATTTGTGTGGTGACTTTGAATCCTCGTCTGCATTGGTACATTCTTGGGATGACAAACTTCTTGTTTATTTGAACAATCTTCTCCAAAGTCGGTTAGACGATGAGCTAATCAAATCATATCAAATCCTTTCAAAAACGTCCGAGATTAATATATGCTCTTCATTATCAGTACCACCGATGGTTGCAACAAGTATTAAGGATGCATTGAATAAACTTGCGCAGGATTCGGATGAAAGCACGAGGACCGAAAGTCAACATCCAATCAGAGTTATTATAGGTTCCATTTTATCAGATAATGTACCAAAGCTAATGCAAAGTACAATCCAGCATTTAGGCGAATTATCAAGCTCCAAAGATGTGCAAAATAACGATATAGCTAAGGTTCCACATCTTCTCAGAATATTGACACATTTAGCAATAATTTTACAGCTGATTTATGGCGAAAAGGTTGTTTCAAACTTCAAATACTCTGAAATCATAAGGTCGTATATTATACTTTTGGTTTCTCAGAAAAGATATGATCAAATTCCACTTTATATTTCGTTCATACCGAATGATGAGATATTGATAGATACATATTCGAACATTCTTTCGTCATTGGATCTGGCGGCTAATCAAAGAGAATTACAAATCCGTCTTATGGAACAGTTATATCTTCCAAAAGAAGCTATTTTACGTGCTACAGTGACAAAGTGCTTTGAGCAAACGGAGAAAAATTATCCGGTGGATCAAGAAGTGACATTGAATACGGAAGTTACGCACTTGGATAAAAAATTCTATCACTGTATATATTGGTTCTATGACTCAGGCATGTCAACTGATTGTTTAGAAGCTGTTGTGATGCTCATGCGAAGATTCCTTACGTGCGGAAAGCTACAAGCAGCGGTTGAATTTATGAATACTATAGCATTGCCAAGTGTAATACAGCATTATAAGAGGAAAGTGACCATCGTTAAAGAGGATGATACATCAATGAAACAGTATCTTATTCCTAAATCAAAGTTGAGTGAATTGGTTCAATACCAACATTTAATAACAGCCTTTGGAACTCTAGATTCCTTTGAGGTTGGTATAAATTTGGAGGGAAATGCAgatgatttgaaaaaagtaGTGAAAATGGCGGCAGTCTTGGATGAATTACTCAAAACTTGGATGTTTGATCTTAGTATGGATGATACTTTGCCCCAAGAGGATCACGAGATGTATTGTGAACTAAGAAGAACTTATATTCCAGCGGTCTTTAAACCCTATTCGAACTTCTAGTGAAGTACAGAAGCTTGAGTCAAGACATGCTATACGATCAGGCAATCAATATGATTAACATATTGGCGGATGAGAATTATAAGTTTTATGAGTTGTTGAATTCAGCGAACCAGCTTAAACCATTTCTACAGAGGTTTTCGGAGGTTAGCAGTATGCTTTACGGAGAACGGAAGCAAGGTATATACCATTAGATTGCGTATAATTGATTTTATATTATAGCATTAATTCTTTTAGGAAAAGATGTTTTTAAAAagttacttttttttatcacGATAAAAAACTAGTATAGAGTAATTTTCTGTTCAGTCAAGGGAAGAAGCCTTATCATATAAGAGATCGATGACGTGTGACATTTGCCCTATAATATCTAAGCTTAGATCATAAGTTTCATCCTTCTTAGGTTCATCATAGACAATCAAGTAACCATTTCCCTGGTCTAATACCCCGTAAAAGACCTTATCCAAAATCATGTTGCTCAACTTGGACTCAATTACGTTTTTAGGCAACCCAATTATGGAGCAAATGTGGCTAATTTCGATGCATGAATAAGGTTCAATCAACTTAAGCAAATTCTGCTCAAACAAAGAGTCATATAAATCAGATAAATGTGATCTGATAATTACATCCTGTGTAAGCTCTTTGTTGTAAGTCTTTAAACAATCTTCAAGCTCCTTCAACGATCTGTGTGAGTGTGCAACGGAAACTGCTTTCATagcatcaatttctttatttccaacATATTCCGTgcaatttttgttcttcaaaatcttATTAACTTCATCGATCGATCCCAACATTATTTTGCAAAGAAGCATACATTTTAAAACTCTTATTAAAAGTGCGTCATTCTTCTCCGAAGACTCATGGATTTGATAATTCTCAAAAGATTCGTAGAAATATGAATAAGCAGTCTTGAAATCCTTGTCTTCCGCATG
It includes:
- a CDS encoding uncharacterized protein (BUSCO:EOG09265FI4), translated to MSASSNAAKHRTLMAAIGDEDTVTGILLAGIGQVTSEPGKERNFYVASENTKMEELERKFDEFINRDDVAILLINQFLADKIRVLIDTYTKPFPAILEIPSKDHPYDPEKDSILRRLRRLMGE
- a CDS encoding uncharacterized protein (BUSCO:EOG092612CC), giving the protein MVEVSLTVGKLDASLALLLTKDHHIIEFPTILLPDGISTGSIVKIACERDFEGEEKESKQFDALQKTIYETFGKHEPKEPALKVVNVTQTSCVLEWDPLDLGTSELKALTLYKNGAKLGQIRNATTKKNIKLSGLSIDTNYKFQLRMDTTAGIYRSNLLEITTHKMTDLSGITICLGDIDFTKNSGFTLQDIEDAVSKIGARPISKTVRIDTTHFVCTNPTGVECEKAKSINIPVVRPEWIKACELERRIIGVNKFYLNSENPIWKEKDFWKKQTSEALLESSSQIGDVSNMAEHGKQMDTQENQEEPSTKKDIDAEKEKLPKSGQIKPIGTKNSGDVDLQETHNAEPNGSDTFVADKKVADDKESDASAAIPNSEENTTEDESKKHEIGGKKSKILQEQDDKQKVCEETDHEADHEAGSKLAAPDEPQNEADLPNKLKEKSKVQTNVHESDITSSHTLKSLDNKENVDSNEANINETGTSLSGGLDGIIKESPVVDEKENEPISENKQSEGATEPMKTEKEPSEIAKLTEEGSDLGLKKEDTAVENLDGVLEEPKMESVDDNTDADKSPEASTDEKKNGQVTKTDQVKKQTKKKKKNKNKRGRNNGKR